The Ascaphus truei isolate aAscTru1 chromosome 14, aAscTru1.hap1, whole genome shotgun sequence genome segment GAAGGGGCAAGCTGCGAGTATAAGGGGCATGAAGGGGCAAGCTGCGAGTATAAGGGGCATGAAGGGGCAAGCTGCGAGTATAAGGGGCATGAAGGGGCAAGCTGCGAGTATAAGGGGCATGAAGGGGCAGCTGTGAGTATAAGGGGCATGAAGGGGCAAGCTGTGAGTATAAGGGGCATGAAGGGGCAAGCTGTGAGTATAACGGGCATGAAGGGGCAGCTGTGAGTATAAGGGGCATGAAGGGGCAAGCTGCGAGTATAACGGGCATGAAGGGGCAAGCTGCGAGTATAACGGGCATGAAGGGGCAAGCTGTGAGTATAAGGGGCATGAAGGGCCAAGCTGTGAGTATAAGGGGCATGAAGGGCCAGCTGTGAGTATAAGGGGCATGAAGGGCCAAGCTGTGAGTATAAGGGGCCTATGTTCTCTCCTTTCTCATAGCGATATAGACCAGCCGCACCGCCTGTACCGGCATCTTTTCATTCCGAATGGATTTGTGTAGTGTATAAGCAAATGTCAGCAAAGAGGCCGTCGTGCCAAtctgtacacacagcagggctAGGTATGAGACGGATAACAGCTGGCAGTAATGGAAATCCGCTCCAAGAACACCATGCCAGGCCTGAAGCTGTGCCGGGACGGCAGGGGAGAGGGTAGCACTGGTTTCTTCTCTGTACTCTGCACTTGTCACCTCAGTGACAAATGAAAGTGTTGGCCACGCAGTGACCGGTACCAGTGGGATAGGACTTGACCCACTCCTATTGATGTCTTTTGACATTATTTCTGACATAAGCGTTGTTCTGCCATCTGCAGTTACTGTTTCTGGTGTGGAGGCCGTTCTGGAAGTGAAGCCTGGAGCTGTAGTTACTGTGCTGGTTACTGTAGTTATAGGAAGCGTTGACTTCAGTGTAGTAGTATGCACAGTAATACTCTCTAAGGTAGTAAATAAGGTTGTCAGTCCCACATGTGTGGTGGCTTCTGCAATAGAGATCTCAGCTGCAGTGGTGGCATCCTCAGGTGTGGCATCCTCAAGTGTGGCATCCTCAGGTGTGGCATCCTCAAGTGTGGCATCCTCAGGTGTGGCATCCTCAGGTGTGGTATTCTGCATGTTTGTACTGACTTTCAGTGTAGTGGCTTCACTGGTTTGTACAGATCTCTGCAGCATGACTGTGGACCCAATAGTTCTCCTTGGAGATGTTGTAGATTCTACTGTTATAGTTTGCGGATGTGTTGTGATCCCAATTGTTGAGGTTTGTGGATGTGTTGTGATCCCAATTGTTGAGGTTTGTGGATGTGTTGTGATCCCAATTGTTGAGGTTTGTGGATGTGTTGTGATCCCAATTGTTGAGGTTTGGGGATGTGTTGTGATTTGTGAATCACTTGTGGCTTCTATGACTGTGGTTTGGGTAGCTGCTGTATGTCCAATAGTTGTCTTTGGAGGAGTCAAAGGCTCTGTTGTTTGTGGAAGAGTTGAGACTTTTATGGTTGTAGTTTCTTGTAGTGTTGTGATACTCTCAGTTGTCAGCTCTGGTGAAGTTGTAGGATCCCTACTGGGTTGCACAGTCTGGGTTGTAGGTATAATAGTTTTTTGCTGAATTGTGACTTCTGTGGTTGTAGTTTCTGGAAGTGTTGTGACCGTTGTCATCTTTAGAGGGGTTGTGGGTTCCAAGGTTGTAACTTGGGAATGTGTTATAATTTGTGAAGAGCTTGTAAGATCTACAGCTATAGGCTGAGGAGTGGTGATGACCGCCTGGCTGGTTGTTGGTATATTTGTTGATGACACTATTGTGGTAACTGGTGAAGATGTCAAGCAAATTAATTCCTGCTCTGCTAATAAAGTGATGGGTTTTCCTTTCAGTTGATCAGGACGGTCACACTGTAGTTTATCAGCGTCTTTCACTTTCCCTTTGTTACTCTTTATCCAGTTATAAAGATACTTCAGGTGGCAATCACATACCCAAGGATTATTATGTAAGTACACACCGGAAAGTTTAGCTTGTGAGTCAAAAAATCCAACTGGGAGGTTTGTTAACTGGTTCTTATTAAGTTTAAGAGTCTTTAGCTTTGAGAGTAATGAGAGGAAGTCAACCTCTAAAGATGTAAGGACATTCCCTTCTACGTTCAGCTCGGTCAGTTTGTCCAGGCCAGCAAACATCTCCTTGGTTAGAGAGTCTATTTTGTTTGTAGAAATGATCAGCTTTGTTAAAGATTTCATGTTCTTAAATATCCCACTTGGAATTATTCTTACACTGTTCTCACTCAAATCAAGCTCAGTAAGATGAGGCATATTATCGGTCAATTGATCTGGAAGCTTTTGAAGTTTATTTCCATTTATTTTCAGCTGTTTCATTTTGTTTAGACCAAAGAAAGGTTTATCGGGCAGTTCTTCAATTTGGTTTCCATCCAAAAAGAGTTTTTCAAGATTGGCTGATTTGGCTAGAAGGTCTTTGGGCAATGACGTTATCAGGTTCTTTGAGATACCAAATTCAGTCAGGGCTGGATTATTGTCCAACAAACCTTCTGGTAAATCACTCAGCTCATTCTCATAGAGACGCAGGATTTTCAGTTTGGAGAGTTTGCTGAAAGCGTCCTTTGGTAAAGAATATATATTATTTCTGGCGAGGTGTAGCATTGTGAGATTGACAAGCGACTCAAACAGGCCCAGGGGAAGGGAAGGAATTTTATTGAAATTCAAATAAAGTTCTTGTAGGTTCATAAGACTATCAAAGattccctcccccacctcactgATCTTGTTACTTTTAAGGGATAGCTTGTTCAGGCTGCCAAGATCGCTGAAGATCCCAGACAGTAACTTCTCCAGCTCCTCATTGCCAGTTATTTCCAGTTCGTGGAGCTTCTCCAGATTATCAAAGGCACCGACTTCGACTGATTTAATCTTGTTaccaataaagaagattttttccaagtttgcCATATTCTGAAATGCATCTTTTCTGATGGCGGATATCCCAGTTTGTACAAAAAACATCTCCCTGATGTTGGGTTTTGTAGACCGTGGAACCTCCGTGACTTCCGGCTTGGTGTAGACATCCTGGAAATCTTTGGGACAGTCATATTCATTGGCACATGGGCCGGCAGGCTCCGATGCCCAAAGTAAAACCAGAAAGAGAGACACCCGGCCCAATGTCATGATTCTAAGAAGAAACAAGCACCAATTTATTTTCAATACAATCTTAAAGGATTTCTTCCATACAAACATACAGCCACCCTCACACTGATCCTACACATCACCTACACATACAGCCACCCTCACACTGATCCTACACATCACCTACACATACAGCCACCCTCACACTGATCCTACACATCACCTACACATACAGCCACCCTCACACTGATCCTACACATCACCTACACATACAGCCACCCTCACACTGATCCTACACATCACCTACACATACAGCCACCCTCACACTGATCCTACACATCACCTACACATACAGCCACCCTCACACTGATCCTACACATCACCTACACATACAGCCACCCTCACACTGATCCTACACATCACCTACATATACAGCCACCCTCACACTGATCCTACACATCACCTACACATACAGCCACCCTCACACTGATCCTACACATCACCTACATATACAGCCACCCTCACACTGATCCTACACATCACCTACATATACAGCCACCCTCACACTGATCCTACACATCACCTACACATACAGCCACCCTCACACTGATCCTACACATCACCTACATATACAGCCACCCTCACACTGATCCTACACATCACCTACACATACAGCCACCCTCACACTGATCCTACACATCACCTACACATACAGCCACCCTCACACTGATCCTACACATCACCTACACATACAGCCACCCTCACACTGATCCTACACATCACCTACATATACAGCCACCCTCACACTGATCCTACACATCACCTACATATACAGCCACCCTCACACTGATCCTACACATCACCTACATATACAGCCACCATCACACTGATCCTACACATCACCTACATATACAGCCACCCTCACACTGATCCTACACATCATCTACACATACAGCCACCCTCACACTGATCCTACACATCACCTACATATACAGCCACCCTCACACTGATCCTACACATCACCTACACATACAGCCACCCTCACACTGATCCTACACATCACCTACACATACAGCCACCCTCACACTGATCCTACACATCACCTACACATACAGCCACCCTCACACTGATCCTACACATCACCTACACATACAGCCACCCTCACACTGATCCTACACATCACCTACACATACAGCCACCCTCACACTGATCCTACACATCACCTACACATACAGTCACCCTCACACTGATCCTACACATCACCTACACATACAGCCACCCTCACACTGATCCTACACATCACCTACACATACAGCCACCCTCACACTGATCCTACACATCACCTACATATACAGCCACCCTCACACTGATCCTACACATCACCTACATATACAGCCACCCTCACACTGATCCTACACATCACCTACACATACAGCCACCCTCACACTGATCCTACACATCACCTACACATACAGCCACCCTCACACTGATCCTACACATCACCTACATATACAGCCACCCTCACACTGATCCTACACATCACCTACACATACAGCCACCCTCACACTGATCCTACACATCACCTACATATACAGCCACCCTCACACTGATCCTACACATCACCTACACATACAGCCACCCTCACACTTTTCCTACACATCACCTACATATACAGCCACCCTCACACTGATCCTACACATCACCTACATATACAGCCACCCTCACACTGATCCTACACATCACCTACATATACAGCCACCCTCACACTGATCCTACACATCACCTACATATACAGCCACACTCACACTGATCCTACACATCACCTACACATACAGCCACCCTCACACTGTTCCTACACATCACCTACATATACAGCCACCCTCACACTGATCCTACACATCACCTACATATACAGCCACCCTCACACTGATCCTACACATCACCTACATATACAGCCACCCTCACACTGATCCTACACATCACCTACATATACAGCCACCCTCACACTGATCCTACACATCACCTACATATACAGCCACCCTCACACTGATCCTACACATCACCTACACATACAGCCACCCTCACACTGATCCTACACATCACCTACATATACAGCCACCCTCACACTGATCCTACACATCACCTACATATACAGCCACCCTCACACTGATCCTACACATCACCTACATATACAGCCACCCTCACACTGATCCTACACATCACCTACACATACAGCCACCCTCACACTGATCCTACACATCACCTACACATACAGCCACCCTCACACTGATCCTACACATCACCTACATATACAGCCACCCTCACACTGATCCTACACATCACCTACATATACAGCCACCCTCACACTGATCCTACACATCACCTACTTATCCTTTCAGAAGTGACTGCCTCTCCCTCATTATAGGTTAGTGTAAATGCAGCGAGCTTATCCTGGGCTAATtaccaaagtattctagctgCAAAATTATAGAAAtactggtaaaaaaaaacaacagatctATCACAAAATGTCCTGTTCAATTACTTTTTATCTTTTATAAATCCGCTGTTATTTTGTAGCGATAATTTTGCTTAATTTTTTGGCAGCTCGGAGGTTTTGATGATTATGTCCaataaaatgacattacaatatgtaacacATCTGCAAAACAACACAACGTGTAGATAAATGTtatccaaactaaccttatttgtttctatgaggaggtaagtaggaatttagaccagggtaatgcagttgatgtggtctacttagattttgcaaaggcttttgatatggtttcacacaagaagttggtgtacaaaataaagcaaattggactcagtaataatatatgcacctggattgaaaactggttaaggacagacaacagagggttgtcataaatggaactttttcaggttgggctaaagtcgtgagtggagtacctcagggatcagtactgggcagggccgccaacagaaatcatggggcctaggacaaatgaaaggagcagccccctcccccccaacccatagcgcaccgacCACGGAAAAATGTTTTTTAGAgctcaacttttacttaaccctccaatacaaataaaaatcacacgTACCTcgtggatggtctcaggtcaggcccggtggctgcgggtaggctggtggctgctactggggggggggggggggcggtggctgtggctgctactggggggggggcggtaactgctaatgaggggggggggggtgctggttgcttggtggctgctactggggaaGCCGTTGCTACAGGGGGGGCCGGGGGATGTGAAGGGGGTGCCGTTGCTACATGGGGGGGCCGGGGGATACTATGGGGAGGGCGTTAGGCCGGTGGCAGCaggatggctgggggggggggggcgggtagggttgccaggtggcgtgTCCAAAATTACTGGACACAATGCAAAAATATGCGAGACcctcacaatacatataaaagatacCCCCACGTCCTCCCAAAACATATAcatacccccccccaatacatatacatatacccccccccaatacatatacatataccccccccccaatacatatacatataccccccccccaatacatatacatataccccaacccccaatacatatacccccaccaatacatatacatataccccccccaaatacatatacatatacccccccccaatacatataccccccccccaatacatatacatataccccccccccaatacatatacatataccccaacccccaatacatatacccccccccaatacatatacatataccccccccaatacatatacatataccccccccaatacatataccccccccccaatacatatacatatacccccccccaatacatatacatataccccaacccccaaaacatatacatacccccccccaatacatatacatataccccccccccaatacatatacatataccccaacccccaatacatatacatatacccccccaatacatatacatatacccccccccccaatacatatacatatacccccccccaatacatatacatatacccccccccatacatatacatataccccaacccccaaaacatatacataccccccccccaatacatatacatataccccccccaatacatatacatataccccaacccccaatacatataccccccccaatacatatacatataccccccccccccaatacatatacatatacccccccccaatacatatacccccccccatacatatacatataccccccccaatacatatacatataccccaacccccaaaacatatacatacccccccccccaatacatatacatataccccccccaatacatatacatataccccaacccccaatacatatacatatacccccccaatacatatacatatacccccccccaatacataccccccccaatacatatacccccccaatacatatacatataccccccccccaatacatataccccccccaatacatatacatataccccaacccccaaaacatatacataccccccccaatacatatacatataccccccccaatacatatacatataccccaacccccaatacatatacatatacccccccaatacatatacatatacccccccccaatacatatacatataccccccccaatacatatacataatacCCCCACGTCCtccaaaacatatacatatacccccccaatacatatacatataccccaacccccaaaacatatacatacccccccccaatacatatacatataccccccccaatacatatacatataccccaacccccaatacatatacatataccccccccaatacatatacatatacccccccaatacatataccccccccaatacatatacatatacccccacccaatacatatacccccccaatacatatacccccccccaatacatatacatataccccccccaatacatataccccccccccaatacatatacatataccccccccaatacatatacatataccccaacccccaaaacatatacatacccccccaatacatatacatatacccccccaatacatatacatataccccaacccccaatacatatacatatacccccccaatacatatacatatacccccccccaatacatatacatataccccccccaatacatatacatataccccccccaatacatataaaagatacCCCTACGTCCTcccaaaacatatacatataccccccccaatacatatacatatacccccccaatacatataaaagataccccaaccccccccccccaatacatataaaagataccccaacccccccccaatacatatacatataccccccccccaatacatatacatatacccccccaatacatatacatataccccaacccccaatacatataaaagataccccaaccccccccccaatacatatacatatacccccccaatacatataaaagataccccaacccccccccccaatacatatacatataccccccccaatacatatacatatacccccccaatacatatacatataccccccccaatacatatacatatacccccccccccaatacatataaaaatacccccccccaatacatataaaagatacCCCCACGTCCTcccaaaacatatacatatacccccccaatacatttacatatacccccccaatacatatacatataccccaacccccaatacatataaaagataccccaacacccccccaatacatatacatataccccccccaatacatatacatataccccaacccccaatacatataaaagataccccaacccccccccccccaatacatatacatataccccccccatacatatacatatacccccccaatacatataaaagataccccaaccccccccccaatacatataaaaagtacctGACCCCTGCAATacctataaaaaaataccccaacccccccaatacatataacaaataccccaacccccccccccccccaatacatataaaagatatcctaacccccctccctccccccccccccccaatacatataaaaatcagatttaccttggggatggtctcagatCAGGCCcagtggctggggggggggggggggggggggggcaggggggcgggGTAAGTGTGCCGGTGGCTACAGAGGGCTggttgttggggggggaggggcgctgaTGGCTGCGGGGGGAGTTGCTGCGGGGGGCGGCGGTGGTGGTGCTGCGGGGGGCCCAGTGGTGCTGCGGGGTGGCGGCCGTGGGGTGGCGGTGCTTCGGGGGGGGCGGTATATGGCGTAACTGGCGGGACGCTCGGCGGCTGGCGGTGCTGTTGGGTGCCTGACGGTGCCGCAGGGGTGGcggtggtgcggggggggggacggCCGTGGGGGCTGCCGGTACTGCGGGGGGCGGTAGCTGGCGGGACGCCTGGCAGCTGGCGGTGCTGCGAGGGTGGACGACCGCGGGGGTAGCggtcctgcggggggggggggcgaccggTAGCTGGAGAGAAACCCGGCGTATGGCGGggtggtgctgcggggggggggggggagcggtagcTGGCAGGACACCCAGCGGTGCTATGAGGGGAATGGCCGCAGGGGCTGACGGTACTGCGGGGGacggcagctggcgggactgtgGAGGGCCCGGCAACaagtcacagcagttgccgccagccCTGCCCCCCTGCAGGCACCTGTATGGCTAACGCGTGCGCCGCGCAGATTCaatagatttgtaaaaaaaaaaaaaggttggacatctttttagatgggaaaggtatacagggatataccaaataagtatacatgggaagggcgctgacccagggagtaatctaattgccattattggagtcaggaaggaatttatttttccccttatgagatatcattgga includes the following:
- the LOC142466208 gene encoding uncharacterized protein LOC142466208 isoform X3, whose product is MTLGRVSLFLVLLWASEPAGPCANEYDCPKDFQDVYTKPEVTEVPRSTKPNIREMFFVQTGISAIRKDAFQNMANLEKIFFIGNKIKSVEVGAFDNLEKLHELEITGNEELEKLLSGIFSDLGSLNKLSLKSNKISEVGEGIFDSLMNLQELYLNFNKIPSLPLGLFESLVNLTMLHLARNNIYSLPKDAFSKLSKLKILRLYENELSDLPEGLLDNNPALTEFGISKNLITSLPKDLLAKSANLEKLFLDGNQIEELPDKPFFGLNKMKQLKINGNKLQKLPDQLTDNMPHLTELDLSENSVRIIPSGIFKNMKSLTKLIISTNKIDSLTKEMFAGLDKLTELNVEGNVLTSLEVDFLSLLSKLKTLKLNKNQLTNLPVGFFDSQAKLSGVYLHNNPWVCDCHLKYLYNWIKSNKGKVKDADKLQCDRPDQLKGKPITLLAEQELICLTSSPVTTIVSSTNIPTTSQAVITTPQPIAVDLTSSSQIITHSQVTTLEPTTPLKMTTVTTLPETTTTEVTIQQKTIIPTTQTVQPSRDPTTSPELTTESITTLQETTTIKVSTLPQTTEPLTPPKTTIGHTAATQTTVIEATSDSQITTHPQTSTIGITTHPQTSTIGITTHPQTSTIGITTHPQTSTIGITTHPQTITVESTTSPRRTIGSTVMLQRSVQTSEATTLKVSTNMQNTTPEDATPEDATTAAEISIAEATTHVGLTTLFTTLESITVHTTTLKSTLPITTVTSTVTTAPGFTSRTASTPETVTADGRTTLMSEIMSKDINRSGSSPIPLVPVTAWPTLSFVTEVTSAEYREETSATLSPAVPAQLQAWHGVLGADFHYCQLLSVSYLALLCVQIGTTASLLTFAYTLHKSIRNEKMPVQAVRLVYIAMRKERT
- the LOC142466208 gene encoding uncharacterized protein LOC142466208 isoform X1 — its product is MTLGRVSLFLVLLWASEPAGPCANEYDCPKDFQDVYTKPEVTEVPRSTKPNIREMFFVQTGISAIRKDAFQNMANLEKIFFIGNKIKSVEVGAFDNLEKLHELEITGNEELEKLLSGIFSDLGSLNKLSLKSNKISEVGEGIFDSLMNLQELYLNFNKIPSLPLGLFESLVNLTMLHLARNNIYSLPKDAFSKLSKLKILRLYENELSDLPEGLLDNNPALTEFGISKNLITSLPKDLLAKSANLEKLFLDGNQIEELPDKPFFGLNKMKQLKINGNKLQKLPDQLTDNMPHLTELDLSENSVRIIPSGIFKNMKSLTKLIISTNKIDSLTKEMFAGLDKLTELNVEGNVLTSLEVDFLSLLSKLKTLKLNKNQLTNLPVGFFDSQAKLSGVYLHNNPWVCDCHLKYLYNWIKSNKGKVKDADKLQCDRPDQLKGKPITLLAEQELICLTSSPVTTIVSSTNIPTTSQAVITTPQPIAVDLTSSSQIITHSQVTTLEPTTPLKMTTVTTLPETTTTEVTIQQKTIIPTTQTVQPSRDPTTSPELTTESITTLQETTTIKVSTLPQTTEPLTPPKTTIGHTAATQTTVIEATSDSQITTHPQTSTIGITTHPQTSTIGITTHPQTSTIGITTHPQTSTIGITTHPQTITVESTTSPRRTIGSTVMLQRSVQTSEATTLKVSTNMQNTTPEDATPEDATLEDATPEDATLEDATPEDATTAAEISIAEATTHVGLTTLFTTLESITVHTTTLKSTLPITTVTSTVTTAPGFTSRTASTPETVTADGRTTLMSEIMSKDINRSGSSPIPLVPVTAWPTLSFVTEVTSAEYREETSATLSPAVPAQLQAWHGVLGADFHYCQLLSVSYLALLCVQIGTTASLLTFAYTLHKSIRNEKMPVQAVRLVYIAMRKERT
- the LOC142466208 gene encoding uncharacterized protein LOC142466208 isoform X2; translated protein: MTLGRVSLFLVLLWASEPAGPCANEYDCPKDFQDVYTKPEVTEVPRSTKPNIREMFFVQTGISAIRKDAFQNMANLEKIFFIGNKIKSVEVGAFDNLEKLHELEITGNEELEKLLSGIFSDLGSLNKLSLKSNKISEVGEGIFDSLMNLQELYLNFNKIPSLPLGLFESLVNLTMLHLARNNIYSLPKDAFSKLSKLKILRLYENELSDLPEGLLDNNPALTEFGISKNLITSLPKDLLAKSANLEKLFLDGNQIEELPDKPFFGLNKMKQLKINGNKLQKLPDQLTDNMPHLTELDLSENSVRIIPSGIFKNMKSLTKLIISTNKIDSLTKEMFAGLDKLTELNVEGNVLTSLEVDFLSLLSKLKTLKLNKNQLTNLPVGFFDSQAKLSGVYLHNNPWVCDCHLKYLYNWIKSNKGKVKDADKLQCDRPDQLKGKPITLLAEQELICLTSSPVTTIVSSTNIPTTSQAVITTPQPIAVDLTSSSQIITHSQVTTLEPTTPLKMTTVTTLPETTTTEVTIQQKTIIPTTQTVQPSRDPTTSPELTTESITTLQETTTIKVSTLPQTTEPLTPPKTTIGHTAATQTTVIEATSDSQITTHPQTSTIGITTHPQTSTIGITTHPQTSTIGITTHPQTSTIGITTHPQTITVESTTSPRRTIGSTVMLQRSVQTSEATTLKVSTNMQNTTLEDATPEDATTAAEISIAEATTHVGLTTLFTTLESITVHTTTLKSTLPITTVTSTVTTAPGFTSRTASTPETVTADGRTTLMSEIMSKDINRSGSSPIPLVPVTAWPTLSFVTEVTSAEYREETSATLSPAVPAQLQAWHGVLGADFHYCQLLSVSYLALLCVQIGTTASLLTFAYTLHKSIRNEKMPVQAVRLVYIAMRKERT